In bacterium BMS3Abin14, the following proteins share a genomic window:
- a CDS encoding non-canonical purine NTP pyrophosphatase → MKLVIASRNSGKIAEIRNILAGTGVKILSLDDFPGHPPDVIEDGDTFAANARQKALAVAAWAGAFALADDSGLVVDALDGRPGVQSARFAGEDGNTAANNALLLELMEGVPAGRRTAHFMCVMSLAAPDGRTWETEGRVDGEITAGMAGEGGFGYDPLFFFPPAEKTFAEMAPGEKNSVSHRAAALKNMAELIPTID, encoded by the coding sequence ATGAAGCTGGTAATCGCGTCACGAAACAGCGGCAAGATCGCCGAGATAAGGAACATCCTGGCAGGAACAGGGGTGAAGATCCTTTCGCTGGACGATTTTCCGGGGCATCCGCCTGATGTGATCGAGGACGGTGACACCTTCGCGGCCAATGCCAGGCAGAAGGCCCTCGCCGTGGCGGCCTGGGCCGGGGCTTTCGCCCTCGCCGACGATTCCGGGCTGGTGGTGGACGCACTGGACGGAAGGCCCGGAGTGCAGTCGGCCCGGTTCGCGGGGGAGGACGGGAACACGGCGGCCAACAACGCCCTGCTCCTGGAACTCATGGAGGGCGTGCCGGCGGGAAGACGGACGGCCCACTTCATGTGCGTCATGTCCCTGGCGGCTCCGGACGGGCGCACGTGGGAAACCGAGGGCAGGGTGGACGGCGAGATAACCGCCGGCATGGCCGGGGAGGGCGGGTTCGGCTACGACCCGCTGTTTTTCTTTCCACCCGCCGAAAAAACCTTCGCCGAGATGGCGCCTGGGGAGAAGAACTCCGTCAGCCACCGCGCGGCGGCCCTGAAGAATATGGCGGAACTCATCCCGACCATTGATTGA
- the rph gene encoding ribonuclease PH → MSKGKDLTFKLGDLIRPDGRKPDKIREIKLTRPYQKYAEGSVLIEMGDTRVVCSASVDTRVPPWLKGTGRGWVTAEYSMLPRSTQKRLNRQTINKTVGRTFEIQRLIGRAMRAVVDTAALGERTIYLDCDVIQADGGTRTAAINGAFIALVDAIRGLKEAKRIRRIPIEDYLAAVSVGIVDQNTLLDLCYTEDSQADVDMTLVMTGGGRLVEVQAGGEGTTFSQDGLSDLIAVGSKGIKKIIKWQKEILGELR, encoded by the coding sequence GTGAGCAAAGGAAAAGATCTGACATTCAAGTTGGGAGATCTGATCAGGCCTGACGGGCGAAAACCGGATAAGATCAGGGAAATTAAACTGACCAGGCCGTATCAGAAGTACGCCGAGGGCAGCGTTCTCATTGAAATGGGCGATACCCGTGTAGTGTGCAGCGCGTCCGTGGACACGCGGGTGCCGCCGTGGCTCAAGGGTACCGGGCGGGGATGGGTTACTGCTGAGTATTCCATGCTCCCGCGTTCCACCCAGAAACGTCTCAACCGGCAGACCATCAACAAGACTGTCGGCAGGACATTCGAGATCCAGAGGCTCATCGGCAGGGCAATGAGGGCGGTGGTTGACACCGCGGCCCTGGGAGAACGCACCATCTATCTCGACTGCGACGTCATACAGGCCGACGGCGGAACACGCACCGCTGCAATCAACGGCGCTTTTATAGCCCTGGTTGACGCCATCAGGGGCCTCAAGGAAGCCAAGAGGATCAGGAGAATACCCATAGAGGATTACCTGGCGGCTGTCAGCGTGGGAATCGTGGATCAGAACACCCTTCTTGACCTGTGCTACACCGAGGATTCCCAGGCCGATGTGGACATGACCCTGGTCATGACCGGAGGCGGCCGTCTGGTGGAGGTGCAGGCCGGCGGCGAGGGGACCACCTTCTCCCAGGACGGCCTCAGCGACCTCATTGCCGTCGGATCCAAAGGGATCAAAAAGATCATCAAGTGGCAGAAGGAGATCCTCGGGGAGCTAAGGTGA
- the murI gene encoding glutamate racemase, translating to MQKLGIFDSGIGGLTVYRAVREGVHGVPIHYLGDTARVPYGTKSAETVVRYSRQIALYMVASGAGIIVVACNTASACALDPLRDLLGVPVFGVIEPGARAAVQATRNGIVGVIGTSGTVLSGAYQHAISALDQSVMITAVPCPLFVPLAEEGWFDEEVTYQVAQRYLAPLRARGVDTLVLGCTHYPLLKGVISRVMGDEVTLIDSARETALDVGSYIGQSPQASKAGDPPDHFEVTDSPSRFTDVGKIFLGRELKDVSLVVLEGE from the coding sequence TTGCAAAAACTTGGTATCTTCGATTCCGGCATAGGCGGGCTTACCGTATACCGGGCCGTCAGGGAGGGTGTCCACGGTGTGCCCATCCACTACCTGGGCGATACAGCACGTGTTCCCTACGGGACAAAATCAGCTGAAACGGTGGTGCGATATAGCCGGCAGATCGCCCTTTACATGGTCGCTTCCGGCGCAGGCATAATTGTGGTTGCATGCAATACGGCTTCAGCCTGCGCTTTGGACCCCCTCCGTGATCTTCTGGGTGTCCCTGTGTTCGGCGTTATCGAACCGGGGGCCAGGGCCGCGGTGCAGGCGACCCGAAACGGGATTGTCGGGGTCATCGGCACCAGCGGAACTGTCCTGTCGGGCGCCTATCAACATGCCATTTCGGCGCTGGACCAATCCGTCATGATCACAGCCGTCCCCTGCCCGCTTTTCGTCCCCCTTGCGGAGGAGGGTTGGTTCGATGAGGAGGTTACCTATCAGGTTGCCCAACGCTATCTTGCCCCCCTCCGGGCGAGAGGTGTGGACACCCTTGTCCTCGGATGTACCCATTATCCTCTCCTGAAGGGGGTAATCTCCAGGGTTATGGGTGACGAGGTTACCCTTATCGATTCGGCCCGGGAAACCGCCCTTGACGTGGGCAGTTACATCGGGCAAAGTCCGCAGGCTTCTAAGGCAGGGGATCCACCGGACCATTTTGAGGTGACCGACTCCCCTTCACGGTTCACCGATGTGGGCAAGATCTTTCTGGGGAGGGAACTTAAAGATGTTTCTCTGGTTGTCCTTGAGGGTGAGTAG
- a CDS encoding sporulation and spore germination, whose product MRKRLVIFGVLLAFIAAGVAGIGVYRSWKHDRTGIVAGQRPGKLQEGEAKVIDLYFTDADGQRLALESREIGGRSIEEKIRQAMEALIAGPSKKKLAPTIPEGVKIRGIYYKEKIAFVDFTSALSSNHPGGSWTELLTIYSIINTITENFPEVKKVQILIEGREPETLAGHVDISRPLPGRIQLLAGDW is encoded by the coding sequence ATGAGAAAACGTCTCGTCATATTCGGAGTTCTCCTGGCGTTCATCGCTGCCGGAGTGGCCGGAATCGGCGTCTATCGTTCCTGGAAGCACGACAGGACGGGGATTGTGGCCGGTCAAAGGCCCGGGAAGCTGCAGGAGGGGGAGGCGAAGGTGATCGATCTGTACTTCACCGATGCCGATGGGCAGCGCCTTGCCCTCGAGTCCAGGGAGATCGGAGGCCGTTCCATCGAGGAAAAGATCAGGCAGGCCATGGAAGCCTTGATAGCCGGACCTTCAAAGAAGAAACTTGCCCCGACCATACCCGAAGGGGTGAAAATCCGCGGAATCTACTACAAGGAGAAGATAGCCTTTGTGGATTTCACTTCGGCCCTGTCGAGTAATCATCCGGGCGGTTCATGGACGGAGCTTCTCACCATCTATTCCATCATCAACACCATCACCGAAAACTTTCCCGAGGTAAAAAAGGTCCAGATCCTCATCGAGGGGCGGGAACCGGAAACGTTGGCTGGCCACGTGGACATAAGCAGACCTCTCCCTGGACGAATCCAGCTGCTGGCCGGGGATTGGTAG
- the amiA gene encoding N-acetylmuramoyl-L-alanine amidase AmiA precursor — protein sequence MSSTTRIGLVLFLSSILLLAPPAQSGAGTVTIAGNDATPGAAAVLNLSDGRLILDDIVKAFSLRTSMDLLGERLDLVGDGGSCRLLLDSPLVLSRGLFAVLTSPLDTVGNSLSVPLDFLTKVLPAVIGRAVSLKGEDLMTVGPPGTGSFNGIPIEDLPRHASFIERDHSRPPAVTEKNIRGLRVVVLDPGHGGRSSGAIGKAGTKEKALVLSVVEKLKIMLEDDMGIKVVLTRSADYFVGLKERTAIANNNRADLFVSVHANAAFRERVNGCETYYLSFSASDLEASQLAQVENRALGIDGNLKEGPILEAILWDMAQMSFINESGQVASRVQKSMASSLNVRNRGVRQAPLAVLVGARMPAILVEIGFITNPAEEINLNRDTYQTRIARALFDAIADYNRALIRGEVRTDGQ from the coding sequence ATGTCCTCTACCACGCGCATTGGCCTGGTACTTTTTCTCTCCTCGATCCTGCTCCTCGCCCCTCCTGCCCAATCCGGCGCAGGGACGGTTACGATCGCTGGTAATGACGCTACCCCCGGAGCAGCCGCTGTTCTGAACCTTTCCGACGGCAGGTTGATCCTGGATGATATCGTCAAGGCGTTTTCCCTGCGAACAAGCATGGACCTGCTCGGGGAGCGGCTGGACCTTGTGGGGGACGGGGGGTCATGCCGTCTCCTGTTGGATTCGCCGCTGGTCCTGTCCAGGGGGCTTTTCGCGGTTCTCACCTCCCCTCTGGACACTGTCGGGAACAGTTTGTCGGTGCCTCTGGATTTCCTCACTAAAGTTCTCCCTGCAGTGATCGGACGGGCCGTTTCCCTCAAGGGGGAGGATTTAATGACCGTAGGGCCTCCGGGAACCGGATCCTTCAACGGAATCCCGATTGAAGATCTGCCTCGGCATGCATCTTTTATCGAGCGCGACCACTCCAGGCCGCCCGCCGTTACGGAGAAGAACATTCGTGGCCTGAGGGTTGTGGTCCTTGATCCGGGGCATGGCGGGCGCAGTAGTGGAGCCATCGGGAAAGCCGGAACCAAGGAAAAGGCTCTCGTGCTTTCCGTCGTTGAAAAGCTCAAGATCATGCTTGAGGATGACATGGGGATAAAAGTGGTGCTTACCCGGTCCGCGGACTATTTCGTTGGTCTGAAAGAGAGAACCGCTATCGCCAATAACAACCGTGCCGACCTGTTTGTCAGCGTTCATGCCAACGCCGCTTTCCGTGAGAGGGTAAACGGTTGCGAGACCTATTACCTGAGTTTTTCTGCCAGCGACCTTGAGGCCTCCCAACTTGCCCAGGTTGAGAACAGGGCGCTCGGGATAGACGGCAATCTGAAGGAGGGCCCCATCCTGGAGGCGATCCTGTGGGATATGGCCCAGATGTCATTCATTAACGAGAGCGGACAGGTGGCCTCCCGTGTTCAAAAGAGTATGGCCAGTTCCCTGAATGTCCGGAATCGTGGGGTCAGACAGGCCCCCCTGGCAGTACTCGTGGGTGCCAGAATGCCGGCGATTCTGGTGGAGATAGGTTTTATCACCAACCCGGCGGAGGAGATCAATCTCAATCGTGATACGTATCAGACAAGAATAGCAAGGGCTCTCTTTGACGCCATCGCCGACTACAATCGGGCACTGATACGCGGTGAGGTTAGGACGGACGGCCAATGA